AATTCAAAGAATAATAGGTGGCATTTCTGCCATACTACGAAGTTTGTTAAGCTTTTCTATTTGTTTATTGTCAAGATTTAAGGATTTCAGGTACTTCTCAATCGTGGGTTCTGAGGAAGCATGGATAAGGATATGAACCTCTTTGCTGACAAGAATTAGATTTGCGTATTCATCCGAACCACCATTGCTTACCGGCACTTTATGGTGGCAATGAATATCATGAGAATCCATCGGAATTCCCGTCACTGCACATTTACCATACTGTGCCGCATACAAAGAAATACGGTTATCCGCATATTCAATGGTTCTACCCTTTACAGGATTTCTCATCAGCCATAACATCGTCGCTGTGTCGATTGCAAGATTCTTATGAATCTGTTCCCGACCTTTGACCGTGTATTTATTGATGGATTTCCTTTTATGCTGGGCGTTCTTCGGCTGGACATATCCCAGTGGAACCACCGGACGTCCATGAAGGAACCTCATCTGTCTGCTTGTTCCATACTTTTCTTTGATGAACCCATTTCTGAGTTGTCCCTTTTTGGATAAGTCGCCTTTCAGTCTGTTTCTGAGCTGTTTGTTGATACTAAAGGCAAGTCTGCTGAAGTCATGAGATACTTCTGTGGAAATACAATAGTATTCATGAAGTCCAGCAACTACAGAGTTGTATTTCTGAAGCTGCATGAACTGAACATTATCATCTGACGAATGAGCCAGTTCCTTTACTTCTTCCGAGACTTTATCATGAGCCTTTTTGTATGCTTTATCGCTCATATGAGACCGAACCACATATTTCTTACCCTTTCTACGGACTTTCAGCTTGAACCCGAGAAAATCAGAATACTGTCTTTTGAGATTAACTACTTTGGATTTGTCAGGGCTGATTTCCAGCCCCAGCCTGTCCTTTAGCCATAACTCTGTTGCCTTGTATGCTCTGACGGCATCCTCATGTGATGCGCAGAAAATTTT
This Anaerobutyricum hallii DNA region includes the following protein-coding sequences:
- the ltrA gene encoding group II intron reverse transcriptase/maturase; its protein translation is MPVLTSGQQERKSKQRKIRNSEYYDMEGTFDRLYAESKKDKTFNHLMEIIESEENIKLAYRTIKKNTGSDTSGVDKRTIADLAKLSEEEYVRLIRKQFSNYHPRPVRRVEIPKPNGKTRPLGIPTIVDRIVQQCILQVMEPICEAKFSENSNGFRPNRSAETAIAQCMRLIQVQHLYHVVDLDIKGFFDNISHTKLMRQIWALGIRDKKLLCIIKEMLKAPVVLPNGEKTYPTRGTPQGGILSPLLANIVLNELDWWIASQWEQMPTKTKFKTRSNAQGTEIKSHAYRALRRSRLKEMHAVRYADDFKIFCASHEDAVRAYKATELWLKDRLGLEISPDKSKVVNLKRQYSDFLGFKLKVRRKGKKYVVRSHMSDKAYKKAHDKVSEEVKELAHSSDDNVQFMQLQKYNSVVAGLHEYYCISTEVSHDFSRLAFSINKQLRNRLKGDLSKKGQLRNGFIKEKYGTSRQMRFLHGRPVVPLGYVQPKNAQHKRKSINKYTVKGREQIHKNLAIDTATMLWLMRNPVKGRTIEYADNRISLYAAQYGKCAVTGIPMDSHDIHCHHKVPVSNGGSDEYANLILVSKEVHILIHASSEPTIEKYLKSLNLDNKQIEKLNKLRSMAEMPPIIL